From the Solanum stenotomum isolate F172 chromosome 4, ASM1918654v1, whole genome shotgun sequence genome, one window contains:
- the LOC125861346 gene encoding uncharacterized protein LOC125861346, producing the protein MEEFGHFPTIVRKLYSLLIIDLHRDPFESMKVLALWIWLEHTCLFHDVIRKIASFTEFFINQLADEAVTCLKCIDDTEFLLSTNANEITLTQKLTRKDLSLLFFYQNRNGTTSGIRKIVIEVCLKILPDIVREALNRSFEQTSMKRNMSMGPPLDESYLIRRISQLGLEGDMKGHNIPYEELTMFVTFSKDYSITELEIKEFIAPVFGEYIEYILMQEVKSHEQALYARIVFSIPGIIEFILQNESKAKFSINGKQVWMQKFVPKNGNPSFP; encoded by the coding sequence ATGGAGGAATTCGGTCATTTTCCTACGATTGTACGAAAACTTTATTCTCTCCTTATCATTGACCTTCATCGTGATCCGTTTGAATCTATGAAGGTATTGGCGTTGTGGATTTGGCTTGAGCACACTTGCCTTTTCCATGATGTTATCAGAAAGATCGCATCCTTCActgaattttttattaatcaactTGCTGATGAGGCTGTAACCTGTCTCAAATGCATCGACGATACTGAGTTTCTTCTCTCAACCAATGCAAATGAGATTACGCTAACTCAAAAACTCACTAGAAAGGATTTATCTctcttatttttctatcaaaacCGAAATGGTACAACTAGTGGGATAAGAAAAATTGTAATTGAGGTTTGTCTTAAGATATTGCCGGATATTGTGAGGGAAGCCTTGAATAGAAGTTTTGAACAAACTTCGATGAAAAGAAATATGTCAATGGGGCCACCTCTTGATGAGTCATATTTAATTAGAAGAATTTCTCAGTTGGGGCTTGAAGGTGACATGAAGGGACATAACATACCATATGAAGAACTAACAATGTTTGTTACTTTCTCCAAGGACTATTCTATTACTGAATTGGAAATCAAGGAATTCATTGCAccggtttttggagaatatatTGAGTACATTTTAATGCAAGAGGTGAAGTCCCATGAACAAGCTCTTTATGCTCGAATTGTGTTTTCTATACCTGGAATTATAGAGTTTATTCTTCAGAATGAGTCCAAAGCTAAATTTAGTATCAACGGAAAGCAGGTGTGGATGCAAAAGTTTGTCCCAAAAAATGGGAACCCTTCCTTCCCTTAA